One region of Acanthopagrus latus isolate v.2019 chromosome 24, fAcaLat1.1, whole genome shotgun sequence genomic DNA includes:
- the LOC119015037 gene encoding nuclear receptor subfamily 0 group B member 1-like encodes MLWCCAFILKILTGRIFLVPQVWSIKKMIFAKSSHNQSGTVRGVMSCCECRQREDAARGSILYSILNRGAQCPRGHLETATAQQLCSCAYKRKLVLIRAPGLVFKAASEVLVKTFRFVKNVPCFRGLPTEDQLRLVRNSWAPLLVLGMVQDAVDFDTVETQQPSLLHSILTHSKERQQRTPAETQDPGVPVGDAEGIKMFLVRCRGLRISVKEYAFLKGAILFTPEVMDLECRDYIQALHREAERALYEHVRTDHRGNKTGRFGRLRSVLNTLRCLDPEAVAGLFFRPVTGTGSVEEHVLAMFYER; translated from the exons ATGCTATGgtgctgtgcttttattttgaaaatattgaCCGGACGCATATTCTTGGTGCCCCAAGTCTGGTCTATAAAAAAGATGATATTCGCCAAATCCAGCCATAATCAGTCGGGCACAGTGAGAGGCGTCATGTCGTGCTGTGAGTGCAGACAGCGGGAGGACGCAGCGCGGGGGAGCATCCTCTACAGCATCCTCAACAGAGGCGCGCAGTGCCCGCGGGGACACCTGGAAACGGCCACCGCGCAACAGCTTTGCTCGTGCGCGTACAAGAGGAAACTGGTGCTGATTCGGGCTCCGGGATTAGTTTTCAAGGCGGCCTCGGAGGTGCTGGTGAAAACTTTCAGATTCGTGAAAAATGTCCCGTGTTTTCGTGGTTTGCCGACGGAGGACCAGCTCCGGCTTGTGCGCAACAGCTGGGCGCCGCTGCTGGTTCTGGGCATGGTGCAGGACGCCGTGGACTTCGACACGGTGGAGACGCAGCAGCCCAGTCTGCTACACAGCATTTTAACGCACAGCAAAGAGCGACAGCAGCGCACTCCGGCTGAGACTCAGGACCCAGGGGTGCCTGTCGGTGATGCAGAGGGGATCAAAATGTTTCTGGTCAGGTGCAGAGGACTGAGGATCAGCGTCAAGGAATACGCGTTTCTGAAGGGAGCGATACTCTTCactccag AAGTGATGGACTTGGAGTGTCGGGATTACATCCAGGCGCTCCACAGAGAGGCTGAGCGCGCACTTTACGAGCACGTGAGGACGGACCACAGGGGGAATAAGACGGGCCGCTTCGGCAGACTGCGCTCCGTCCTCAACACGCTGCGGTGCCTGGACCCGGAGGCGGTGGCCGGACTCTTCTTCAGACCCGTGACTGGCACGGGCAGCGTAGAAGAACACGTGCTCGCGATGTTCTATGAGCGGTAG